The nucleotide sequence ACGCTTACCCCCAGGAAAAGAAGCGCCCGGGAGAGATCCCAGGTGAGGTTTACGGCGAGGAGAAAGAGCGCCAGAGCCAGGAGTTTCAGTCGCTCGTCAAGGTTGTGGAGGGGGCTTTCTCCCCGGCCGTAGCGATCAATCTCGGGAAGATGCAAGGCGGTTGAGCCTCCTTCGGGTGTCCCAGGAGAGGATGAAACCGGCCAGTCCAAAAATGAATCCCAGTCCGGCGAGCACTCCGTTTATGGGGAAGGGCTCCCGATGAGATCTGGCGGGTGAAACAGGTGAAGGAGAGGGAGTGGTGGCTGGCGCCTGGGGTCTTGCGGAGGAGAGCCTCACTGTGCGTTCCGCTCGATGGCCTAGTTTACCCATGACCACCACATGAGCCTCCGCACACCGTGGTCGGGGCAAGAGAGCTATTCCTTTCTTATCGGTTACCGTGCTGGCCACCTTCCGGTTTCCGCAGAAAAGGAGAACCTGATCGCCCCGTGCCGGGGTGCCGTCGGGGAAATAGGCTTCCACCCTGAGGCCTGAGGGAATAATGTAGACATCCATGTCAAGGCGATGAGCCTGAGCCGGAGCAACCCAGAGAAGGGCGAGTGTCAGGGCCACCGGAAGGAGTCCGGGACTTATCCGACGAAGGGCAGCCACGGTGAGCGCGGTCACCATCCCTTCCACGGCAGCCACAGGTAGATGGGCCACCAGGGCCAGCCGGGCCACCTGATAAAAGGCTTCTCCGGAGAGGGAGAGTACAAGGGCCAGTAAAATTCCGGAAAAGAGGACAGCTCCTCCTCCCAGAATTCCGGAGAAAAAGGGGCGTATTATTCCGGGATATCTGCGCGAAAGCCAACCTACGAGAAAGGCCGGCCCGCCCATGACCAGGGTGTTCACCCCTAGTGAAAAGAGCCCCCCGAACTGAAAGAGAAGGGCCTGAAGCAGGAGGGCCACAAAGAAGGCCAGGAAGGCCAGAGGTCCAAGAAGGATCCCGGTCAGTCCGTTCAGAACGAGATGCACGCTGGTGGGACCCAGGGGAACATGAATCAAAGAGGCCATAAATACTGCGGCGGTCAGCAGCCCCAGACGGGGGATATCCTCCGGAGGGAGCCTTCTCAAACTAAGACCCAGCCCCGGGATGGTAATTGCCCATCCTCCCGCCGATACCCAGGCCGGAAGCACACCATCGGCAATATGCATGGAATTTCCTCCTTTAATTACCTAAAAGTTCGAGACCGGTGGGGGCCACTGCCTTAGCGGGAAATACATATAGCCACATCCCTGAACGGATTATCAGGGGAAAAGTACGATTGGCATAAGAGGTCCGGCCAGAGGGGAGAGAGGCATTTATGACCCACCATCCCGCCTCAGGAAAACCCACTGCAAAGAAACCGTTTTCGTCCGTAACCACCGTTTGGGTTATGAGGGGATCGTTAATGCGTCCGTAAGCGTCCACCGGAAGCTTTTCCTCCGGTACATAGAACCCGTTGAACTTTTCCACCTCAAGGACGAGTCCGGCCGCCGGTTTTCCGTTGAGAAGTACTTTTCCCCGGAAGACCTGCCCCACCCTGAGTCCGTAGGGCCGGGTAAGGGGGATGATTTCCAGCTTAAAGCCACAGCGGTTGCGCCATCCCCGTTCCACCTGAACATGGAAGGGGGTTTTCATGAAGTCCTTCCAGACCTCTCCCTCCTCCTGGTTGAGATAGGGACGGGCCTCGAGACAGAGGAGATGATCGCCCCTTTCCGTGGGAAGATAATCCACCCGGTACCCGAAACGCTTTTTACCGGAGGCGTAGTCCTTTATCTCAATGCGGGTAAAGGAAACAGTGGCCTTTTCCCCGGAAGGGGTAATTACATATCCTTTCGGAACTTTTAGATCAAACAGAATTCCTTCAAAGGGATGCCCGAAAAGCACCCGGAAGGAAATCTCCTGTCCCCTCAGCCCATAGCCCTGTCCTTTAATAGGCACGGCTATGATAAAGTGCGCCCATGCCAGAGCCGGGAACAAAATCCCTATCAAAACACAACCCAAGATCCCCTTTCGCATCATCCGACCTCCTTCTTTTCTTGTGTGCTACTAA is from Thermosulfurimonas sp. F29 and encodes:
- a CDS encoding DUF4198 domain-containing protein, encoding MRKGILGCVLIGILFPALAWAHFIIAVPIKGQGYGLRGQEISFRVLFGHPFEGILFDLKVPKGYVITPSGEKATVSFTRIEIKDYASGKKRFGYRVDYLPTERGDHLLCLEARPYLNQEEGEVWKDFMKTPFHVQVERGWRNRCGFKLEIIPLTRPYGLRVGQVFRGKVLLNGKPAAGLVLEVEKFNGFYVPEEKLPVDAYGRINDPLITQTVVTDENGFFAVGFPEAGWWVINASLPSGRTSYANRTFPLIIRSGMWLYVFPAKAVAPTGLELLGN
- the cbiM gene encoding cobalt transporter CbiM, whose amino-acid sequence is MHIADGVLPAWVSAGGWAITIPGLGLSLRRLPPEDIPRLGLLTAAVFMASLIHVPLGPTSVHLVLNGLTGILLGPLAFLAFFVALLLQALLFQFGGLFSLGVNTLVMGGPAFLVGWLSRRYPGIIRPFFSGILGGGAVLFSGILLALVLSLSGEAFYQVARLALVAHLPVAAVEGMVTALTVAALRRISPGLLPVALTLALLWVAPAQAHRLDMDVYIIPSGLRVEAYFPDGTPARGDQVLLFCGNRKVASTVTDKKGIALLPRPRCAEAHVVVMGKLGHRAERTVRLSSARPQAPATTPSPSPVSPARSHREPFPINGVLAGLGFIFGLAGFILSWDTRRRLNRLASSRD